In one Magallana gigas chromosome 7, xbMagGiga1.1, whole genome shotgun sequence genomic region, the following are encoded:
- the LOC105329808 gene encoding salivary glue protein Sgs-3: MAKILRWFAHVLIFSLVISGTEQKPTETNKDLTDELEETTTVIISTVASVTEKEENKSSSIVSVPTTHIKDNDNKTLTLTPKPSKTSTPSLVTPIPTKSTTATPSPGKPIPTKSTTATPSLVTPIPTKSTTATPSPDNSNTIKAPTAAPSPDNSNTTKAPTAAPSPDNSNTTKAPSATPSPDNSNTTKAKTTTPSLDNPNPTKASTTTPSNVKSQTPKAKTTTPSLVTPNPTKTSNSTSKPSNAKPNPTKASTTKSPTPTKTTVKQEDNARTSLPTSQDSSENNDGNNENINDLKDQKTRRPSENAGINTGMSSLNPESEPEGHFMAYFLTAVVLCVAGYVIFHNKQKIVAFIVEGRTGRKSSRRPSKGGYRKLKPSADDIMPSLEKSTTSTSYVY; encoded by the exons ATGGCGAAAATACTGCGATGGTTTGCCCACGTTTTAATATTTTCCCTTGTTATATCAG GCACAGAACAAAAGCCAACAGAGACCAATAAGGACTTAACAGATGAATTAGAGGAGACTACAACTGTAATTATTTCAACTGTAGCTTCTGTTACTGAGAAAGAGGAAAACAAGTCTTCCTCAATAGTGTCTGTCCCAACAACACACATAAAAGACAATGATAACAAAACATTAACTCTCACCCCTAAACCTTCAAAAACTAGTACACCATCACTTGTCACCCCTATCCCAACAAAGTCTACTACTGCCACGCCATCACCTGGCAAACCTATCCCAACAAAGTCTACTACTGCCACGCCTTCACTTGTCACCCCTATCCCAACAAAGTCTACTACTGCCACGCCATCACCTGACAACTCTAACACTATAAAGGCTCCTACTGCCGCGCCATCACCTGACAACTCTAATACTACAAAGGCTCCTACTGCCGCGCCATCACCTGACAACTCTAACACTACAAAGGCTCCTTCTGCCACGCCATCACCTGACAACTCTAACACTACAAAGGCTAAGACTACCACACCATCACTTGACAACCCTAACCCAACAAAAGCTAGTACTACCACACCATCAAATGTCAAATCTCAAACTCCAAAGGCTAAGACTACCACACCATCACTTGTCACCCCTAACCCTACGAAGACTAGTAACAGTACTTCCAAACCATCAAACGCCAAACCCAACCCTACCAAGGCTAGTACTACCAAATCTCCAACCCCAACTAAAACAACAGTCAAACAAGAAGACAATGCACGTACATCTCTCCCTACTTCACAAGATTCTTCTGAAAATAATGATGGtaacaatgaaaatataaatgacTTAAAAGATCAGAAGACCAGAAGACCTTCAGAAAATGCAGGTATTAATACAG GCATGTCCTCTCTGAATCCAGAGTCTGAGCCAGAAGGCCACTTTATGGCCTATTTTCTGACTGCAGTAGTCTTGTGTGTAGCAGGATATGTAATTTTCCACAACAAGCAAAAG ATTGTGGCATTCATTGTTGAAGGTCGAACTGGTCGGAAATCTTCACGCAGACCGAGCAAAGGTGGCTACCGGAAGCTAAAGCCGAGTGCTGATGATATAATGCCTTCTCTGGAGAAGTCGACAACATCCACTAGTTATGTGTATTGA